A genomic window from Maridesulfovibrio bastinii DSM 16055 includes:
- a CDS encoding transposase, which yields KETVERSFADAKELHGHRYARMRGLSKAQEQSLLCAACQNMKKIALILSARRIFSDIFKTIAFKESSVHCFASNLGFDRPNLNFSN from the coding sequence GAAAAGAAACCGTTGAGCGTAGTTTTGCTGATGCAAAAGAGCTTCACGGACATCGCTATGCCAGAATGCGCGGCCTCTCGAAGGCTCAAGAACAAAGTCTCCTCTGCGCAGCCTGCCAAAACATGAAGAAAATAGCGCTTATCCTAAGCGCTAGACGCATATTTTCTGATATTTTTAAAACTATTGCCTTCAAAGAGAGTTCCGTTCACTGTTTTGCTTCGAACTTGGGATTTGATCGACCAAATTTAAATTTTTCAAACTAA